Part of the uncultured Methanobrevibacter sp. genome, ACTTTACCTATGGTGCCTCCTGGTGCTGCTATTGATGAGATGATTGGTGAATATAAGCTTGAAAAAGATGTATAGGTGAGTTAAATGGTTTTAGAGTATCACGTTATAAGTACATTAGTTGAAGATAAACCAGGGGTATTACAAAAGGTTGCTGGTTTATTTACAAGAAGAGGCTTTAATATTGATAGTATTACAGTTGGAGAGTCTGAAGTTGAAGGTTTAGCTCGTATGGTTATAACTGTAAAAGCAGATCAAAAATTATTAGAGCAAGTTACAAAACAATTAAATAAGCTTGTTGATGTTATTAAAATAAAAGATATTACTAAAAATGCTGTTAAAAGAGAGTTATGTCTAGTTAAAGTAAATATTCCAAATGAAAAAGCTAGAGCAGAAATAATGCAGTATGTTAACATTTTCAGAGCTAAAATAGTTGATGTTTGTGAAGAAGCTTTAATTATTGAAATTACAGGAGATATGGAAAAAGTAGATGCGTTTATATCTCTTTTAAAAGGTTATGGAATTAAAAAGATTACTCGCACAGGCCTTACAGCTATGTCTCGTGGATTCCATTCATGATGATTCTTAATGAAATTTTGGAGAATAATAAGAAATTTGTAGATGAATTTGAAGGTGTGGAGTTATCCCACCACCCCCAAAAAAAGTTAGCTATCTTAACTTGTATGGATTGTAGGTTAACTGGATTTTTAGAACCAGCACTTGGCATTGAAAGGGGAGATGCTAAGATAATCAAAAATGCAGGAAATACGATAGTTGGTGAAGATGCGATTCGTTCAATAGCTGCAGCAATTTTCTCACTTGGTGCTGAGGAAGTTTTAGTTATTGGTCACACTGAGTGTGGAATGGCAGGTTCTGATAGTGAAAAACTAAGAAATACTATGCTTGAGAGAGGAATTTCTCAAGAAGAAATAGACAAGGTTGATTTAAAATCTTGGATTGGTGGATTTGAGAGTGAAGAGGAAAATGTTAAAGATACAGTTGAAAAAATTAGGAATCATCCTCTTATTCCAGAAGTACCAATTCATGGTCTTATGATAGACATTGTCACAGGTAAATTAGACGTTGTAGTAGATGATAGATAAATTATCATCTACATTTTTTATTTTTAGATATTTTAAGTGACTGTTTCATTTATAATTTGAAATCACTTTGATTTTGAGAATTTAATGAAATTTTAACTTAAATTTATAATTTTTCTTAACATTAGTTACTTTTATAAGTAGAAAAAATAATATATACTACTTGATATTTGAAGTACTTTAAATATCTCATATTTATCAATTATATAGGAGAAGTTAAAATGAAAATGTATTACGAATCAGATGTAAATACTGATGCTCTTAAAGGTAAAACTGTAGCTGTAATGGGTTACGGAAGTCAAGGTAGAGCACAATCTAGAAACATGGCTGACAGTGGTGTCGATGTTATTGTTGGACTTAGGGAAAATGGTAACTCCTGGAATTTAGCTAAAGAAGATGGTATGAACGTAAAATCATTCTCTG contains:
- a CDS encoding carbonic anhydrase — encoded protein: MMILNEILENNKKFVDEFEGVELSHHPQKKLAILTCMDCRLTGFLEPALGIERGDAKIIKNAGNTIVGEDAIRSIAAAIFSLGAEEVLVIGHTECGMAGSDSEKLRNTMLERGISQEEIDKVDLKSWIGGFESEEENVKDTVEKIRNHPLIPEVPIHGLMIDIVTGKLDVVVDDR
- the ilvN gene encoding acetolactate synthase small subunit yields the protein MVLEYHVISTLVEDKPGVLQKVAGLFTRRGFNIDSITVGESEVEGLARMVITVKADQKLLEQVTKQLNKLVDVIKIKDITKNAVKRELCLVKVNIPNEKARAEIMQYVNIFRAKIVDVCEEALIIEITGDMEKVDAFISLLKGYGIKKITRTGLTAMSRGFHS